One region of Syntrophorhabdaceae bacterium genomic DNA includes:
- a CDS encoding PAS domain-containing sensor histidine kinase, whose protein sequence is MREERTTPDSPIGAAAETGSCIPGEPVAELKELEAHLKETEEKYKNIFENAMEGIFQTDREGYFTQANPSFARIHGYDSPKKILGVMHARELFVDPADHSRLIDLLFKSGSVRNYETQMLTRDKTVHWVSSNVMLFRDEKGRAASYEGTMLDITERKKVEQALLESEERYRTAIENSNDAIIILREDIYQYANKRLKEMFKYDPSEEIIGKSMKQTVHPDDLEMVTDIMGKRQRGEPVPSRYEFKGLTRTGEIIYVEVSAANITYRGSSVYLLYLRDITERKQAEAALMKSHKELEQLNKAKTKAVNHISHELKTPLSVIQGSIRLLKRKLMGTELSSSLTPIIDALERNTERLFSISWETDEIFNVSQEVEAGILLNELDRLFERMQNLAQAPEAIRTYWEALKEWTSKSLSGSMASFQPIEVYPSVSSIVEKIKGAAGHRSIRFNVAGPKHASIDMDPVILREVTEGIVKNAVENTPDGGVIDVTMEERDGCVLLHVKDYGVGITEENQKFLLDGLFHTKETELYSTKKPYDFGAGGKGLDLLRIKYYAQRYGFDISLESTRCIHIPTDSDLCPGDISNCKFCKTVDDCVEAGSTTFTVTFRAGKKTDPSDG, encoded by the coding sequence CCGGGTCGTGTATACCCGGCGAACCTGTAGCGGAACTGAAAGAGCTGGAAGCACATCTAAAAGAAACCGAAGAGAAGTACAAGAACATCTTTGAAAACGCAATGGAGGGTATCTTTCAAACAGACCGCGAAGGATATTTTACACAGGCTAACCCTTCCTTCGCCCGTATCCACGGATACGACTCACCAAAGAAGATCCTGGGCGTCATGCACGCAAGAGAGCTCTTTGTGGATCCTGCAGACCACTCGAGGCTTATCGACCTTCTGTTTAAATCCGGCAGTGTGAGAAATTACGAGACTCAGATGCTGACAAGGGACAAAACGGTCCACTGGGTCTCAAGCAATGTCATGCTCTTCAGAGACGAAAAGGGCAGAGCAGCTTCCTACGAGGGCACCATGCTCGACATCACAGAAAGGAAAAAAGTCGAGCAGGCGCTCCTGGAAAGCGAAGAAAGATACCGGACTGCCATCGAAAATTCCAATGACGCTATCATCATTCTTCGCGAGGATATCTATCAGTACGCAAACAAACGATTGAAAGAAATGTTTAAGTATGACCCCTCCGAAGAAATAATCGGAAAATCGATGAAACAGACGGTCCACCCGGATGATCTCGAAATGGTAACGGATATCATGGGGAAACGACAACGTGGGGAGCCGGTGCCGTCACGTTACGAGTTCAAAGGGCTCACGCGTACGGGAGAAATAATATATGTTGAAGTTTCTGCGGCAAATATTACCTACCGGGGCTCCTCGGTGTATCTGCTCTATCTCAGAGATATAACCGAACGGAAACAGGCTGAAGCGGCCCTCATGAAATCCCATAAGGAATTGGAACAGTTAAACAAGGCAAAAACCAAGGCGGTCAACCACATTTCCCATGAACTAAAAACCCCTCTGTCGGTGATCCAGGGCAGCATCAGGCTACTCAAACGAAAACTCATGGGCACTGAGCTGTCTTCCTCGCTCACCCCTATCATCGACGCTCTCGAAAGAAATACCGAACGGCTATTCAGTATTTCCTGGGAAACTGACGAGATCTTCAACGTTTCGCAAGAGGTTGAAGCGGGGATCCTGCTCAATGAGTTGGACCGTCTCTTCGAGAGGATGCAAAACCTCGCCCAGGCGCCCGAGGCCATACGCACTTACTGGGAGGCGCTGAAAGAATGGACGAGCAAGTCTCTTTCCGGAAGTATGGCATCCTTTCAGCCGATTGAGGTCTATCCCTCAGTCTCTTCCATCGTCGAGAAAATAAAAGGAGCGGCAGGGCATCGTAGCATTCGATTCAACGTGGCCGGGCCAAAACACGCCTCCATTGATATGGACCCCGTGATCCTAAGAGAGGTTACCGAGGGCATCGTGAAGAATGCCGTAGAGAACACGCCGGACGGTGGCGTCATCGATGTGACCATGGAAGAGAGGGACGGCTGCGTCCTTCTCCATGTAAAGGATTACGGAGTGGGAATCACTGAGGAGAACCAGAAGTTCCTCCTCGACGGGCTGTTTCACACCAAGGAAACTGAGCTTTATTCTACGAAAAAACCATATGATTTCGGCGCCGGAGGAAAAGGTCTCGATCTCTTAAGGATCAAGTACTATGCGCAACGCTATGGATTCGACATTTCTCTCGAAAGCACGCGGTGCATCCACATACCCACGGATAGCGATCTGTGTCCGGGTGATATCAGTAACTGTAAGTTCTGCAAGACCGTGGATGATTGCGTTGAGGCCGGAAGCACCACCTTCACCGTGACCTTTAGAGCGGGAAAAAAGACCGATCCTTCGGATGGCTAA
- the rlmD gene encoding 23S rRNA (uracil(1939)-C(5))-methyltransferase RlmD has protein sequence MAKKKLSSSTSGPSLVSIDIHDMAFPNDYGVGKAAGYVLFVPGALPQDRIKAEIVKRGKHFGYARMVSLEQPSPLRIKPPCPHFGLCGGCTLQNIGYQHQLLMKERYLHETLKRVGDIDATKVDVLPICPSPLTYSYRSKIELSFGEEQGQAVLGLRQRLSPFEKYDGSVIPLHGCMNFSATLTRIIPVFTDYARSHRLACYNMLTRRGTLRRLIVREAKASGDIMVILEATTGRLPDTSGLWQAMIKTAPEIKSFFCAVNRRTGDSTRFEQILHVGGHVFIEEKVDPWIFRVHPESFFQPNPKSAETLYRQIPSMAPLSRDETMLGLYCGMGPIEISLSPFVKTVTGIDSLPQNIANAVENSLINNRSNCTFLTGAVERLHVTGSITRPDITVVDPPRGGLTPAACNLIATLKPRKLIYISCNPSTLARDLKLFIAKGYTIGKIAPFDFFPHTSHSETFVYLQDHL, from the coding sequence ATGGCTAAAAAGAAACTATCAAGCTCCACATCAGGCCCCTCGCTCGTATCCATTGATATTCATGATATGGCCTTTCCTAATGACTATGGCGTGGGAAAAGCTGCCGGTTACGTGCTCTTTGTGCCCGGGGCCCTGCCTCAAGACCGAATCAAGGCGGAAATAGTAAAGCGGGGCAAGCACTTCGGGTATGCCAGAATGGTCTCCCTTGAACAACCGTCGCCCTTGCGGATTAAACCGCCTTGCCCGCATTTTGGTCTGTGCGGGGGATGCACACTCCAGAACATTGGGTACCAACACCAGCTTCTCATGAAGGAACGCTATTTACACGAAACGCTGAAACGGGTGGGCGATATCGATGCCACGAAGGTTGACGTACTGCCCATCTGCCCTTCCCCGCTCACATATTCGTACCGGAGCAAGATCGAGCTTTCTTTCGGGGAGGAACAGGGACAGGCCGTGCTCGGTCTGAGACAAAGGCTCTCGCCCTTTGAAAAATATGACGGCAGTGTCATACCCCTTCACGGCTGTATGAATTTCAGCGCCACCCTTACGAGGATAATCCCCGTCTTTACGGACTATGCGCGCTCTCACCGACTCGCATGCTACAACATGCTCACCCGCCGGGGGACGCTGCGTCGCCTCATCGTGAGGGAAGCTAAAGCGAGCGGTGACATCATGGTAATCCTTGAAGCCACAACCGGAAGACTTCCCGACACGAGTGGTCTGTGGCAGGCGATGATAAAGACGGCGCCGGAAATAAAGAGTTTCTTCTGCGCTGTCAATCGGCGGACCGGAGATAGTACGCGCTTCGAACAGATATTACACGTGGGCGGCCACGTCTTCATAGAAGAAAAGGTCGACCCGTGGATCTTCCGTGTCCATCCGGAGTCCTTCTTCCAGCCAAACCCGAAATCCGCGGAGACGCTTTACAGACAGATACCGTCCATGGCCCCCTTGAGCCGGGACGAGACCATGCTCGGGCTTTACTGCGGCATGGGCCCCATCGAGATATCTCTCTCGCCCTTCGTGAAGACTGTGACAGGCATCGATTCGCTTCCGCAGAATATCGCAAACGCCGTCGAGAACTCTCTTATCAACAACAGGTCAAACTGCACCTTTCTCACGGGCGCGGTCGAACGTCTGCACGTCACAGGCTCAATCACCCGACCCGATATTACGGTCGTTGACCCGCCGCGGGGAGGGCTCACGCCAGCGGCGTGCAACTTAATCGCGACGCTCAAGCCTCGTAAGCTGATCTACATTTCCTGCAATCCCTCTACGTTAGCCCGCGATCTCAAGCTTTTCATCGCGAAAGGGTACACGATCGGGAAGATTGCCCCTTTCGATTTTTTTCCCCATACGTCTCATTCAGAGACATTTGTATATCTCCAAGATCATTTATAA